One Acidobacteriota bacterium genomic window carries:
- a CDS encoding metal-dependent hydrolase, with protein MTGAEEKLYTPHARRALDMDNITHTLTGIAISQAGFSRKTRYATLAIIVGSNLPDVDSVSSFWGSVTYLEHHRGITHSILGVIVLGIALAGAFYFLGRKLRPKASGPPLNGLWLLLACCAATGTHLLMDFTNSYGVRPFLPFSAHWYAWGIEPIVDPLLWLVLIAGLGVPALFRLITEEVGARKTGFKAGAVFSLCAMAALWGLRDFSYSRALNMLDSISYHNAIPERIGAFPGFASPFDWTGVAETSQAFYVLPIDVISDGLDLQDARVYHKSEPSPALEAALKTRTAGVFMDFARFPWPEVVPTQTGTTVIVRDLRFQPANARNGGFAIKIELDQELRVHSQEFNFSGKFRDNQS; from the coding sequence TTGACAGGGGCTGAGGAGAAACTCTACACTCCCCACGCGCGGCGCGCTCTTGACATGGACAACATCACCCACACTCTCACCGGGATTGCGATTAGTCAGGCGGGATTCAGCCGCAAGACGCGCTATGCCACGCTTGCCATCATCGTCGGTTCAAACCTTCCCGACGTTGACTCGGTCAGCAGTTTTTGGGGAAGCGTTACTTACCTCGAACATCATCGAGGCATAACCCACTCGATCCTGGGAGTAATAGTCCTGGGAATCGCGCTTGCAGGCGCCTTCTATTTTCTGGGCAGGAAGCTTCGCCCCAAAGCTTCCGGTCCGCCTCTTAACGGCCTCTGGCTGCTTTTGGCATGTTGTGCCGCAACCGGGACCCACCTGCTCATGGATTTTACCAACTCTTATGGGGTCCGCCCTTTTTTGCCCTTCAGCGCTCACTGGTACGCGTGGGGTATCGAGCCGATTGTTGATCCTCTGCTCTGGCTGGTCCTAATTGCTGGCCTCGGCGTCCCCGCCCTGTTCCGGCTGATTACTGAAGAAGTCGGGGCACGCAAAACCGGCTTTAAAGCAGGAGCCGTTTTTTCTCTCTGTGCCATGGCAGCCTTGTGGGGTTTACGCGATTTCAGCTACAGCAGGGCCTTGAACATGCTTGATTCCATCAGCTATCACAACGCAATCCCTGAGCGCATCGGCGCGTTTCCAGGGTTTGCAAGCCCGTTCGATTGGACCGGCGTGGCCGAAACCTCTCAAGCTTTCTATGTGCTTCCAATCGACGTGATCAGCGATGGACTTGACCTCCAGGATGCGCGGGTCTACCACAAATCTGAGCCCTCTCCCGCTTTGGAAGCAGCCCTGAAAACCCGGACTGCCGGGGTCTTTATGGATTTCGCGCGTTTTCCCTGGCCTGAAGTGGTACCCACCCAGACCGGCACCACGGTTATCGTGCGGGATCTGCGCTTCCAGCCGGCAAACGCCCGCAACGGAGGGTTCGCAATCAAAATTGAACTCGATCAGGAACTGCGCGTCCACTCGCAGGAATTCAATTTTTCGGGAAAGTTCCGTGACAATCAGTCGTGA
- a CDS encoding radical SAM/SPASM domain-containing protein, which translates to MDFNETPFIVIWETTQACDLACIHCRASAQPHRSPLELSTEEAEGLIDQVAQMAAPLFVLTGGDPLKRPDIYSLVEYGTRRGVRMSMTPSATPLLTRDAIARLRDCGLARLAVSLDGSTAEIHDAFRGVSGSYALTLDAVRWASELGLPVQINTTITRRNLTDFENMVSLLRTFDMVLWSVFFLVPTGRGQLLDLVSAEEFEDVFAKLAAVSQTVQFDIKTTEAQHYRRYLAQQRAAKRRSNGQAVLIPIGKPLGDGIGRAPRGLNDGKGFVFISHRGEVFPSGFLPLAAGNIRKEPLAEIYRNAPLFKQLRDTSNLKGKCGQCEFREICGGSRSRAYALTGDPFEADPSCVYQPRATRAHA; encoded by the coding sequence ATGGACTTCAACGAGACGCCGTTCATCGTAATCTGGGAGACCACGCAAGCCTGCGACCTTGCCTGCATCCACTGCAGGGCCAGTGCGCAGCCCCATCGCTCACCTCTCGAACTCTCGACTGAAGAGGCGGAAGGGCTTATCGACCAGGTAGCCCAGATGGCAGCCCCCTTGTTTGTACTTACAGGAGGCGATCCTCTCAAAAGGCCGGATATTTACTCTCTTGTGGAGTATGGCACGCGCCGGGGAGTCCGGATGTCGATGACGCCAAGCGCCACGCCGCTGCTCACCCGCGACGCGATTGCCCGTTTGCGCGATTGTGGACTGGCCAGGCTTGCCGTGAGCCTGGACGGCTCAACAGCTGAAATCCACGACGCATTCCGCGGCGTTTCAGGTTCCTATGCCCTGACTCTCGATGCCGTGCGGTGGGCAAGTGAACTTGGACTCCCCGTACAGATCAACACCACCATTACACGACGCAATCTGACCGACTTCGAAAACATGGTGTCGCTCCTGAGAACATTCGATATGGTCTTGTGGAGTGTGTTCTTTCTGGTGCCAACTGGCCGGGGCCAACTGCTGGATCTGGTCAGCGCGGAGGAGTTCGAAGATGTGTTTGCCAAGCTCGCAGCGGTCTCACAAACCGTCCAGTTTGATATCAAAACGACCGAAGCCCAGCACTACAGGCGCTATTTGGCCCAGCAACGGGCAGCGAAACGGCGGAGCAATGGCCAAGCTGTGTTAATTCCAATTGGCAAGCCTTTGGGAGATGGCATTGGCCGTGCCCCGCGCGGATTGAACGATGGAAAGGGTTTTGTCTTTATCTCCCACCGTGGCGAGGTTTTCCCGAGCGGCTTCCTCCCTTTGGCAGCGGGCAACATACGGAAGGAACCGCTGGCTGAAATCTACAGGAACGCACCCCTTTTTAAGCAACTGCGGGACACGTCAAACTTAAAAGGAAAATGCGGGCAGTGTGAATTTCGCGAAATCTGTGGCGGTTCCCGTTCACGGGCTTACGCTTTGACGGGCGATCCGTTCGAGGCTGACCCATCGTGCGTTTATCAGCCACGCGCAACTCGCGCGCACGCTTAA
- the galT gene encoding galactose-1-phosphate uridylyltransferase codes for MPELRKDPITGRWVIIATERAKRPSDFVRDKVEIRGSGFCPFCYGNESKTPPEIIAYRGDGSTRNSPGWSLRVVPNKFPALGIEGSLNRQGEGLYDKMNGIGAHEVIIETPDHQKTLAMLSPRQVEDVLWAYRDRIIDLKKDRRFKYIMIFKNHGEAAGASLEHTHSQLIALPVVPKQVREETDGAREYFNFKERCIFCDIIRQETESGIRVIADTPAFIAIAPFAPRFPFEIWIMPRVHQSAFEDSQKQEFEQLAVMLKDMLMRLDKVLDYPAYNYIIHTSPIPESPNEHYHWHLEIMPKLTKIAGFEWGTGFHINPTPPEESAKFLREAAVPAVS; via the coding sequence TTGCCTGAGCTCAGGAAAGATCCTATCACAGGCCGCTGGGTGATTATCGCCACGGAGCGAGCTAAGAGGCCCAGCGATTTTGTTCGGGATAAGGTGGAGATTCGAGGTTCGGGATTTTGTCCGTTTTGCTATGGGAACGAGTCGAAAACCCCACCTGAAATCATTGCCTACCGCGGCGACGGCAGCACGCGCAATTCGCCGGGGTGGTCTTTGCGGGTAGTCCCTAACAAGTTCCCGGCCCTTGGCATTGAGGGTTCTCTGAACCGGCAGGGCGAGGGCCTGTACGATAAGATGAACGGCATCGGGGCGCATGAGGTTATCATTGAAACTCCCGACCACCAGAAGACCCTGGCCATGCTTTCGCCCCGCCAGGTTGAAGACGTTCTCTGGGCTTACCGCGACCGTATCATAGACCTCAAGAAGGACCGCCGATTCAAGTACATCATGATTTTCAAAAACCATGGCGAAGCTGCGGGAGCGTCACTCGAGCACACTCACTCCCAGCTCATTGCCCTCCCCGTAGTCCCGAAGCAGGTGCGAGAGGAAACCGATGGCGCCCGCGAGTACTTCAATTTCAAAGAGCGGTGCATCTTCTGCGACATCATCCGGCAGGAAACAGAGAGCGGCATTCGAGTGATTGCAGATACGCCTGCATTTATTGCCATTGCTCCCTTCGCTCCGCGGTTTCCATTTGAGATCTGGATTATGCCTCGCGTTCACCAGTCCGCTTTTGAGGACTCGCAGAAGCAGGAATTTGAGCAACTGGCGGTGATGCTGAAGGACATGCTGATGCGGCTGGACAAGGTCCTCGACTATCCGGCATACAATTACATTATCCACACGTCGCCGATCCCAGAGAGCCCCAACGAGCATTACCACTGGCATTTGGAAATCATGCCGAAGCTCACCAAGATTGCCGGATTCGAGTGGGGCACCGGATTCCACATCAATCCCACCCCGCCCGAGGAGTCGGCTAAATTCCTGCGAGAGGCTGCTGTGCCGGCAGTTTCCTGA
- a CDS encoding Crp/Fnr family transcriptional regulator, with the protein MKSSGKSGPFAKMRAGALASGRPWDKCLTEFVQALEPVKSLVNLPRHARLLEEGKAPEGIFVLLRGSVKLFVALKGGKTLILQVIQTGKVLGLSATMSSKAAEYTAETLTPTQFLYVPRKDFLSLLEERPRICLSVVEILSHQLREAVNMIHYSSGPQPAVEKLADLLELWVEECGEVTERGIELKLPLTQEEIGQMIGVSRETVSRLIAEFEQQGILELESSRVRILKGRHLEDLMMVKNRKGLKDSTEAKPSDAPSRGDDPSAQAQSDGDPAPKSTGQREVVR; encoded by the coding sequence ATGAAGAGCTCTGGAAAGTCAGGCCCATTTGCCAAAATGAGAGCGGGTGCTCTGGCCTCGGGAAGGCCTTGGGACAAATGCCTTACGGAATTTGTCCAGGCGCTTGAACCTGTCAAGTCTCTTGTGAACCTGCCCAGGCACGCCAGACTGCTCGAAGAAGGAAAGGCGCCGGAAGGCATCTTTGTCCTCTTGCGCGGAAGCGTCAAGCTTTTTGTTGCCTTGAAGGGTGGTAAGACACTGATTCTACAAGTCATCCAGACCGGGAAAGTGCTCGGCTTGAGCGCCACGATGTCCTCCAAGGCGGCCGAATATACCGCTGAGACCCTGACCCCCACACAGTTTCTGTATGTGCCACGGAAGGATTTCCTCTCTTTGCTGGAGGAACGTCCGAGGATTTGTCTCTCAGTTGTTGAGATTTTGAGCCATCAACTTCGCGAAGCAGTGAATATGATTCATTATTCCTCCGGACCTCAACCCGCAGTGGAAAAACTCGCTGATCTGCTGGAGTTGTGGGTTGAGGAATGCGGAGAAGTCACGGAGCGTGGCATCGAACTCAAACTTCCGCTGACGCAGGAAGAGATCGGACAGATGATTGGCGTTTCGCGCGAGACGGTTTCACGCCTCATCGCTGAATTTGAGCAGCAGGGTATATTGGAATTAGAAAGTTCGCGGGTACGGATATTGAAAGGCCGCCACCTTGAAGACCTGATGATGGTCAAAAACCGGAAAGGCTTAAAAGATAGTACGGAGGCAAAGCCCTCAGACGCGCCTTCAAGAGGAGACGATCCCTCTGCACAAGCGCAATCTGACGGCGACCCTGCGCCGAAAAGTACTGGTCAAAGGGAGGTCGTGCGTTAA
- a CDS encoding Crp/Fnr family transcriptional regulator, with translation MDATKTSRIQSLRSVPLFADLTDRELGMLADRAMSREYGPGEVIFSEGDICEGMYIVQAGSVKIFNTSASGREQVLHIEKAGNSLAELPVFDGGNYPASTAAIDRCTLLFISKKDLRTLCLERPEVSLKVLKVVSSRLRHLVGIIEELSFTTVRNRLASWLMQQANNKGRKTPDGIEITLSVNNQELAFQIGTVRELVSRNLSQFQSEGILKIEGRKVIIYDMSALQAAVTTSR, from the coding sequence ATGGATGCCACAAAGACCAGCCGTATTCAGTCACTTCGCAGCGTTCCGCTTTTTGCTGATCTAACGGACCGTGAACTGGGAATGCTGGCTGACCGCGCAATGTCCAGGGAATACGGGCCGGGCGAAGTTATATTTTCCGAAGGCGACATCTGCGAGGGCATGTATATCGTTCAGGCTGGAAGCGTGAAGATTTTCAACACGTCCGCAAGCGGGCGGGAGCAGGTACTGCACATCGAGAAAGCCGGAAATTCCCTCGCTGAGCTTCCGGTGTTCGATGGTGGGAACTATCCGGCCTCAACAGCCGCCATCGACAGGTGTACGCTCCTTTTCATCAGCAAAAAAGACCTCCGCACGTTGTGCCTCGAACGGCCTGAAGTGTCCTTGAAAGTCCTGAAAGTGGTCAGTTCACGGCTGCGCCACCTTGTGGGAATCATCGAGGAACTTTCTTTCACGACGGTCCGCAATCGCCTGGCGTCCTGGCTGATGCAACAAGCCAATAACAAAGGCCGGAAGACTCCAGATGGAATCGAAATTACATTGAGTGTTAACAACCAGGAGCTTGCATTCCAGATCGGCACCGTTCGGGAACTGGTTTCCAGAAACCTCAGCCAATTTCAGTCCGAAGGGATCCTCAAGATCGAAGGCCGTAAGGTGATCATTTATGATATGAGCGCGCTTCAGGCGGCGGTCACCACAAGCAGATAG
- a CDS encoding transmembrane prediction translates to MVRSRISLPLFLLFAGAVLAASCLYAADESVHLQREATQINVVIGGKPFTTYYFDPQVAKPYFMPLRSAQGTIITRGFPIGNTVPPEHQHDPNLEPHQRPMYFGHGNVDGIDFWGEAIYPKWSDGTVFGRTELAKIEEVQSGKDSGTIRALFHLVGPRGRIIADETQAFVFRGSPETRIIDCEITITANHGADVTMGDTKEGSFAIRVVKELYSPPGHMVNSEGGVGEKQIWGKRANWVDYYGKVGDEDLGVAIFDNPKSFRHPTYWHARGYGLFAVNPFGIREFTGDYNNDGSWTIPQGKSLTLRYRVLIHHGDYKQAHVAEAYQQYAAGQ, encoded by the coding sequence ATGGTCCGCAGCAGAATTTCTCTCCCATTGTTCCTGCTATTTGCAGGCGCCGTTCTGGCGGCTTCCTGCCTGTACGCCGCAGACGAGAGCGTCCACCTTCAGCGCGAGGCCACTCAGATCAACGTGGTCATCGGAGGGAAGCCTTTCACCACCTATTACTTTGACCCGCAAGTCGCAAAGCCTTATTTCATGCCGCTGCGCAGCGCCCAGGGAACCATCATCACCCGCGGTTTCCCCATCGGAAACACCGTTCCGCCCGAACACCAACACGACCCGAATCTGGAGCCCCACCAGCGGCCTATGTATTTTGGCCATGGCAACGTGGACGGCATTGACTTCTGGGGCGAAGCGATCTATCCGAAGTGGAGCGATGGCACCGTTTTCGGGCGCACCGAATTGGCCAAAATCGAGGAAGTGCAGAGCGGGAAAGACTCCGGCACCATCCGGGCGCTTTTCCACCTGGTCGGCCCGCGGGGGCGAATCATTGCCGATGAAACTCAGGCCTTCGTCTTTCGCGGCAGCCCGGAGACCCGCATCATCGACTGTGAGATCACCATCACTGCCAATCACGGCGCGGACGTTACGATGGGCGATACAAAGGAAGGTTCATTTGCCATCCGGGTTGTCAAAGAACTCTATTCGCCCCCGGGGCACATGGTGAATTCCGAAGGTGGCGTGGGCGAAAAGCAGATCTGGGGAAAGCGCGCAAACTGGGTGGACTATTACGGGAAAGTTGGCGACGAAGATCTCGGGGTTGCTATTTTTGACAACCCGAAGAGCTTTCGCCATCCAACCTACTGGCACGCGCGGGGCTATGGGTTGTTCGCCGTGAATCCTTTTGGCATTCGCGAGTTTACCGGCGACTACAACAACGACGGCAGTTGGACCATTCCGCAGGGCAAATCGCTCACCCTGCGTTACCGCGTATTGATTCACCATGGCGATTACAAGCAGGCTCATGTCGCCGAAGCCTATCAGCAATACGCGGCGGGACAATAG
- the ligA gene encoding NAD-dependent DNA ligase LigA: MSKGSDDTKEIERLREEIRYHEHRYYVLDDPEISDAKFDELVRRLQKMEQAHPELVTPDSPTQRVGGQPAEEFAKVRHSAPMLSLDNTYSVDELRDFDRRVCELSGRQQVPYVAELKLDGLSMALTYEDGVLVRGLTRGDGVTGEDVTQNVKTIRSVPLKIDSRKLGAIGHAEKFEVRGEVIMTHKAFRQANEHREQNGEQPFANPRNAAAGTIRQLDPKVVAQRNLDIFLYYLLVNGRPPLKEHWKVLEALEGLGFKVNPHRKLARSFDELTAYIQEMGPEREKLEYEIDGVVIKVNEIGLWDELGMTAKSPRWAIAYKYPAHQETTVVIDIRPQVGRTGTLTPVADLEPVNIGGVTVSHATLHNMDEVERLGVKIGDTVLIQRAGEVIPQVLKVTKHAPDGREFKMPKHCPVCGGDVIRVEGEVAYRCVNAACPAQLKESLLHFAARHAMNINGLGESLVDQLVDKKMVRDVADLYGLNEEQVAALDRMGKKSAKNLIEEIEKSKTAELARVIYAIGIRFVGERTAQLLAEHFGSMDKFRQATPEELYEVEEIGPKVAQSIVEYFKEERNGNVIEKLRSAGLRFEQKKRSAGSSLKGLQFVLTGSLPNLSREDATGMIEQAGGRVTGSVSKKTNYVVVGDDPGSKLEKARSLGVQTIDEAGFRKLFGEK, from the coding sequence GTGAGCAAGGGCAGCGACGATACGAAGGAAATTGAAAGGCTGCGGGAAGAGATTCGTTACCACGAGCACCGTTATTATGTTCTGGACGATCCTGAAATTTCGGACGCCAAGTTTGACGAACTGGTGCGACGCCTTCAGAAGATGGAGCAGGCGCATCCGGAACTGGTGACCCCTGATTCTCCCACCCAGCGAGTCGGAGGGCAACCTGCGGAAGAGTTCGCCAAGGTCCGCCATTCGGCGCCCATGCTAAGCCTGGACAACACGTATTCGGTGGATGAGTTGCGCGATTTCGACCGCCGGGTGTGCGAACTCTCGGGCCGCCAGCAGGTGCCTTATGTCGCGGAGTTAAAACTGGACGGCCTGTCCATGGCCCTAACCTATGAGGACGGGGTCCTCGTTCGCGGTCTGACGCGCGGCGACGGGGTGACGGGCGAAGACGTCACCCAAAATGTAAAGACCATCCGCTCTGTCCCTCTCAAAATTGATTCCCGAAAGCTCGGCGCGATCGGACACGCCGAAAAGTTCGAAGTGCGCGGCGAAGTGATCATGACCCACAAAGCCTTCCGGCAAGCCAATGAGCACCGTGAGCAGAATGGCGAGCAGCCCTTCGCCAATCCGCGCAACGCGGCCGCGGGAACCATCCGACAGCTTGACCCAAAGGTGGTCGCGCAACGGAACCTTGATATTTTCCTTTACTATCTTCTGGTGAATGGGCGCCCTCCGCTCAAAGAACACTGGAAGGTGCTGGAAGCGCTCGAAGGCCTGGGATTTAAAGTGAATCCTCATAGAAAGCTTGCCAGATCATTTGACGAGCTGACCGCTTATATCCAGGAAATGGGGCCCGAACGCGAAAAGCTTGAATACGAAATTGACGGCGTAGTCATCAAAGTCAACGAAATCGGATTGTGGGACGAACTGGGCATGACAGCCAAATCTCCCCGATGGGCGATTGCATACAAGTATCCTGCCCATCAGGAGACGACTGTGGTCATAGATATTCGCCCCCAGGTTGGCCGCACCGGCACTCTGACTCCTGTGGCCGATCTCGAACCGGTAAACATCGGCGGAGTGACGGTGAGCCACGCGACCCTACACAACATGGACGAGGTCGAGCGCCTAGGCGTGAAAATCGGCGATACGGTTTTGATCCAGCGCGCCGGGGAAGTGATCCCGCAGGTACTCAAAGTGACGAAGCACGCGCCGGACGGCAGGGAATTCAAGATGCCGAAACATTGTCCCGTCTGCGGTGGCGATGTCATCCGTGTTGAAGGCGAAGTCGCCTATCGCTGCGTGAATGCCGCCTGCCCGGCCCAGTTGAAGGAGTCGCTGCTCCACTTTGCCGCGCGCCACGCCATGAACATCAATGGGCTTGGGGAATCCCTTGTAGACCAGCTGGTTGATAAGAAAATGGTTAGGGACGTTGCTGATCTGTATGGCCTGAATGAAGAGCAAGTGGCGGCGCTCGATCGAATGGGGAAAAAGTCCGCAAAGAACCTGATTGAAGAAATCGAAAAAAGCAAAACCGCTGAGCTGGCCCGTGTGATTTACGCTATTGGCATCCGTTTTGTCGGCGAGCGTACCGCCCAGTTGCTGGCGGAACACTTCGGCTCGATGGATAAATTCCGTCAAGCCACTCCAGAGGAACTCTACGAGGTGGAAGAAATCGGGCCCAAAGTCGCCCAAAGCATTGTTGAGTACTTTAAGGAAGAACGTAACGGCAATGTCATCGAAAAACTTCGCAGCGCAGGTCTGCGGTTTGAGCAGAAGAAACGCAGCGCCGGCAGCTCCCTGAAGGGACTGCAATTTGTCCTGACCGGCTCGCTCCCCAACCTTTCGCGGGAGGATGCAACAGGCATGATTGAACAGGCGGGCGGTCGCGTTACGGGATCCGTCAGCAAAAAGACAAACTATGTAGTGGTAGGCGACGACCCCGGTTCAAAACTGGAAAAGGCGCGATCGCTGGGCGTCCAGACGATCGATGAGGCTGGGTTCAGGAAGCTTTTCGGCGAGAAATAA
- a CDS encoding gfo/Idh/MocA family oxidoreductase translates to MSKGPEKSEVSRRHFLKTGVGTTAAGIAALSGFAEIVPPRVLGANDRVRVAVIGLHGRGQDHIHELSGLQNVEIAALCDAYEPLISQRQAQIEKRGRPRPKGYQDLRKLFDDKSIDAVTIATPNHWHALMGIWACQAGKDVYVEKPCAHNLWEGRQLARAAQRYNRMVQHGTQIRSAVAIRNAMDKLHSGVIGDVYMARGLCYKWRDTIGHAPPSDVPQGLDYNLWQGPAPEHVFTKNRFLYNWHWFWWYGNGDIGNQGVHQIDVARWGLGVKFPNKISAIGGHFMFDDDQQTPNTLSCAFEYEIPNAKPKMIEFEVRHWITNNEAEIGTPELGTPAPRQAANGPKLGPLSGSRNTVGDIFYGSKGCMSMGDEDADTYKTWLGKDMEPGPTEHQGGSHFGNFIDCVRSRRAQDLHAPIEEGFISAGLMQLANVSYRLGRTIHFDPDGLQAIGDDDANHLLRDGDRGYRAPFVVPENV, encoded by the coding sequence ATGTCTAAAGGACCAGAAAAATCTGAAGTCAGCCGGCGCCATTTTCTCAAGACCGGTGTCGGCACAACGGCTGCAGGGATTGCAGCTCTGAGTGGGTTTGCGGAAATCGTACCACCCCGCGTTCTGGGGGCCAACGATCGCGTGCGCGTGGCTGTGATCGGACTGCATGGGCGCGGGCAGGACCACATCCATGAATTATCCGGCCTCCAGAACGTTGAAATCGCCGCGCTGTGCGACGCGTATGAACCGTTGATCAGCCAGCGGCAGGCCCAGATCGAAAAGAGGGGGCGCCCCAGACCCAAAGGTTACCAGGACCTGCGCAAGCTGTTTGACGACAAATCCATCGATGCCGTCACCATCGCCACCCCAAACCACTGGCACGCGCTGATGGGCATCTGGGCATGCCAGGCGGGCAAAGACGTCTATGTTGAAAAGCCCTGTGCGCACAACCTGTGGGAAGGGCGCCAACTGGCGCGCGCGGCCCAGAGGTACAACCGCATGGTGCAGCACGGAACGCAGATTCGCTCCGCCGTGGCCATCCGTAACGCCATGGACAAACTACACAGCGGAGTAATCGGTGACGTTTACATGGCGCGCGGCCTGTGCTACAAGTGGCGCGACACCATCGGCCATGCTCCGCCTAGCGATGTCCCACAGGGCCTCGATTACAATCTGTGGCAAGGTCCAGCGCCCGAGCACGTATTCACCAAGAACCGCTTCCTCTACAACTGGCACTGGTTCTGGTGGTACGGCAATGGCGACATCGGCAACCAGGGCGTCCATCAGATTGACGTGGCGCGCTGGGGCCTGGGTGTGAAGTTCCCGAACAAGATTTCCGCCATCGGCGGGCACTTTATGTTTGACGACGACCAGCAGACGCCCAACACGTTGAGCTGCGCATTCGAGTATGAGATCCCCAACGCGAAACCCAAGATGATTGAATTCGAGGTCCGGCACTGGATAACCAACAACGAAGCCGAAATCGGGACTCCGGAACTGGGAACGCCGGCGCCGAGGCAGGCCGCCAATGGGCCGAAACTTGGCCCGTTGTCCGGCAGCCGCAACACCGTCGGTGACATCTTCTACGGCTCAAAGGGCTGTATGTCCATGGGCGATGAAGACGCCGACACCTACAAGACCTGGCTGGGCAAGGACATGGAACCCGGCCCGACCGAACATCAGGGCGGCAGCCACTTCGGGAATTTCATCGACTGCGTTCGCAGCCGGCGTGCCCAGGACTTGCACGCTCCCATTGAAGAAGGCTTCATTTCCGCCGGCCTGATGCAACTGGCCAACGTTTCCTACCGCCTGGGCCGCACGATCCATTTCGATCCTGATGGTCTGCAGGCGATCGGGGATGATGATGCCAACCACCTGCTCCGCGACGGCGACCGCGGCTATCGCGCGCCTTTCGTTGTTCCGGAAAATGTTTAG
- a CDS encoding sugar phosphate isomerase/epimerase → MNISRRDLLKKGSAALGVGILYDSLGSIAYAREPQIKFPARPNGRLALTSWPFRDYMQGPHNSNRGRNKPLMDIIGFAKMAIEKFGIHNINPLSAHFPSIEPGYLNTLREQMAKAGSHFVDLGLGAGRFYDPDPARRKASVESSKRWIDIAVVLGSPSVRQHLGGSRGVKPDVDLTAQSLGDLADYGARKNIVVNLENDSLDNEDPFFIVKVIEKAGNPYLRALPDFGNTMLKGDAAYNYNGVTAMFKHVFNMVHVKDEVVDENGTIYKIDLAKAFGIAKASGYRGYFSMEWETKEGDPFEGTQKLVKETLRYLS, encoded by the coding sequence ATGAATATTTCGCGACGCGATCTTCTCAAAAAAGGCTCAGCAGCACTGGGAGTTGGCATTCTGTACGATAGCTTGGGTTCGATTGCCTATGCGCGTGAGCCGCAGATCAAATTCCCCGCCCGGCCCAATGGCCGCCTTGCGCTGACATCATGGCCCTTCCGCGATTACATGCAAGGCCCTCACAATTCGAACCGGGGCCGCAACAAGCCGCTGATGGATATCATTGGCTTTGCCAAAATGGCGATCGAGAAGTTCGGCATCCATAACATCAATCCTCTCAGCGCACATTTTCCTTCAATCGAGCCAGGTTATCTCAACACGCTTCGGGAACAGATGGCTAAAGCAGGCTCGCATTTTGTTGATCTGGGCCTGGGGGCGGGCAGGTTTTATGACCCGGACCCGGCTCGCCGGAAGGCTTCTGTTGAAAGCAGCAAGCGATGGATTGACATCGCCGTGGTACTGGGCTCTCCAAGCGTGCGCCAGCACCTGGGAGGTTCTCGCGGCGTCAAGCCTGACGTTGACCTGACGGCGCAAAGCCTGGGCGATCTGGCGGATTACGGGGCCCGCAAGAACATCGTTGTCAACCTTGAAAACGACAGCCTCGACAACGAAGACCCGTTCTTCATTGTCAAGGTCATCGAAAAGGCGGGCAACCCTTACCTCCGGGCCCTGCCGGATTTCGGCAACACGATGCTGAAAGGCGACGCGGCATACAATTACAATGGCGTAACCGCCATGTTCAAACACGTTTTCAACATGGTGCACGTGAAGGACGAAGTCGTGGACGAAAACGGTACCATCTATAAAATCGACCTTGCAAAGGCATTCGGGATTGCGAAGGCCAGCGGATATCGCGGTTATTTTTCGATGGAGTGGGAAACAAAAGAGGGTGATCCTTTTGAAGGTACTCAAAAGCTGGTCAAAGAGACATTGCGCTATCTTTCCTAG